One stretch of Pradoshia sp. D12 DNA includes these proteins:
- a CDS encoding DegV family protein: MPNIKIVTDSTLDLPKEIIAENDITVVPLSITINGETYIDGVDITSKEFITKMQQSEELPKSSQPPAGEFLEVYNKLTEDGSEVLSIHMTAQMSGTVQSAQTAARMADGKVTVVNSKYISNALGFQVLAASEMAREGKMMDEIVERLDHIRENTRLFVVVDTLENLVKGGRIGKGKAMLSSLLNIKPIASLDTGEYTPVAKVRSQGQIVKFLVKQLMQDIEGKVLKGIGITHADAMELATKLKEMIIRELGIDDVPIYETTPIISTHTGIGAIGFMYYAD, encoded by the coding sequence ATGCCAAATATTAAAATTGTTACTGATTCCACGCTTGATCTGCCAAAGGAGATCATCGCAGAAAATGACATAACAGTTGTACCACTTTCAATAACAATAAATGGCGAAACATACATTGATGGAGTAGATATTACATCTAAAGAATTTATTACCAAAATGCAGCAATCAGAAGAATTGCCAAAAAGTTCACAGCCCCCAGCGGGTGAATTTCTGGAAGTATATAATAAGCTTACAGAAGATGGAAGTGAAGTGTTGTCTATTCATATGACTGCTCAAATGAGCGGTACTGTACAATCGGCTCAAACTGCTGCCAGAATGGCTGATGGGAAAGTTACTGTAGTTAATTCCAAGTATATATCCAATGCATTAGGATTCCAGGTACTAGCGGCATCTGAAATGGCAAGAGAAGGTAAAATGATGGATGAGATTGTTGAACGATTGGATCATATTAGGGAAAATACTCGACTTTTTGTTGTGGTGGATACCCTTGAGAATTTAGTTAAGGGCGGCCGAATTGGAAAAGGAAAAGCAATGTTAAGTTCTCTCTTAAATATCAAACCGATTGCTTCACTTGATACGGGAGAGTATACCCCTGTAGCGAAAGTGAGAAGTCAAGGTCAAATCGTGAAATTCTTAGTGAAGCAGCTTATGCAGGATATTGAGGGGAAAGTTCTAAAGGGGATTGGTATAACCCACGCAGATGCAATGGAACTTGCAACAAAATTGAAAGAAATGATAATCCGTGAACTTGGTATAGATGATGTACCAATTTATGAAACAACACCGATTATTAGTACACATACGGGAATTGGGGCAATCGGCTTTATGTATTACGCCGACTAA
- a CDS encoding metallophosphoesterase encodes MFILILIIALLLYGGLVYYIGWRGYRWLRPESSSRRFKILYSFIIILAASSFIIGRFSGLTFLNIVGAYWMACFYLLLMLVPLAHITVILLRLTRLHRPKTQLWAGIITVGLLITFMIYGTYNAYSPVVRNYELKMDKGSSSLENLHIVMAADTHFGLLSGKDHAERFVKKVNELNPDLILLPGDLFDDDVQPFLDQKIDRIFSKLQAPYGVYASLGNHDKHDGTMQELIEALERSGIQVLYDETVEVKEEFTLIGRKDRTEEDRLPLEKLMSGVNLEKPAILLEHQPYELDIAQQEGVDLMVSGHTHRGQIFPGNLITEAIYENDWGYLKKGQMNSIVTSGFGFWGPPIRIGTRSEIVTIQIQFE; translated from the coding sequence ATGTTCATTCTTATTCTGATTATTGCACTGCTGCTTTATGGTGGCCTCGTCTACTATATAGGCTGGCGGGGATATCGTTGGCTACGACCGGAATCTTCAAGCCGGCGATTTAAGATCCTATACAGCTTCATCATTATACTTGCAGCAAGCTCATTTATAATTGGCCGCTTTTCTGGGCTGACATTTTTAAATATTGTTGGTGCTTATTGGATGGCATGCTTTTACTTACTGTTAATGCTAGTTCCTCTTGCTCATATTACAGTTATTCTCCTACGCCTGACACGGCTGCATCGGCCCAAAACGCAGTTATGGGCAGGGATCATCACTGTAGGGCTGTTAATAACATTTATGATATACGGTACATATAATGCCTATAGCCCAGTCGTACGCAACTATGAACTTAAGATGGATAAAGGTTCCTCGTCCCTTGAAAACTTACATATCGTAATGGCTGCAGATACACATTTTGGGTTGCTATCGGGTAAAGACCATGCGGAGCGTTTTGTAAAGAAAGTTAACGAGCTGAATCCTGATCTAATCCTTTTGCCTGGAGATTTATTTGACGATGATGTTCAACCATTCCTTGATCAGAAAATCGATCGGATATTTTCCAAGCTACAGGCACCATATGGGGTGTATGCATCCCTTGGAAATCATGATAAGCACGATGGTACGATGCAGGAACTGATTGAAGCGTTAGAGCGCAGCGGAATTCAAGTGCTGTACGATGAAACCGTAGAGGTTAAAGAAGAGTTCACTCTCATTGGGCGCAAGGATCGAACTGAGGAAGATAGGTTGCCTTTAGAAAAATTAATGAGTGGTGTAAATCTCGAAAAGCCCGCCATCTTGTTGGAACATCAGCCCTATGAACTTGATATTGCGCAGCAAGAAGGCGTTGACTTAATGGTTTCCGGTCATACCCATCGCGGTCAGATTTTTCCGGGAAATCTAATCACTGAAGCGATATATGAAAATGATTGGGGCTATTTAAAAAAGGGTCAGATGAACTCAATTGTAACATCCGGTTTTGGTTTTTGGGGACCGCCTATTCGGATTGGTACACGCTCTGAAATTGTGACGATTCAAATTCAGTTCGAGTAG
- the tatC gene encoding twin-arginine translocase subunit TatC, producing the protein MEEKELNMIEHLDELRTRLIITVTAFILFLCVSFFFVKDIYKFFTRNVDEKLIVLGPSDVMWIYFTIASIVAIACTIPVLAIQLWLFIKPALLKHEQKIALSYIPALFLLFIAGLSFGYFVIFPIVMSFLTDLGNDVMTTSYTADKYLKFIIHMSLPFAFLFELPVVMMFLTSLGILNPYIMAKYRKYAYFVLIVVAIIITPPEFLSDFVVSVPLLLLYEISISLSKFVYKRKQKKAEQYELEKDLN; encoded by the coding sequence TTGGAAGAGAAAGAATTAAATATGATAGAGCACCTTGATGAATTGAGAACAAGGTTAATCATCACAGTAACTGCTTTTATACTGTTTTTATGTGTATCTTTTTTCTTCGTTAAAGACATATATAAATTTTTTACTCGTAATGTAGATGAGAAGCTTATTGTACTTGGCCCTAGTGATGTTATGTGGATTTACTTTACAATAGCCTCCATAGTGGCTATTGCCTGTACAATACCTGTTCTAGCAATTCAACTCTGGCTGTTTATTAAACCTGCACTTTTGAAACACGAACAAAAAATTGCATTATCCTATATACCTGCATTATTTCTTCTGTTTATAGCAGGATTATCCTTTGGCTATTTTGTCATCTTTCCAATCGTTATGAGTTTCTTGACAGATTTGGGTAATGATGTGATGACGACATCCTATACGGCAGATAAATATTTGAAATTTATTATTCATATGTCATTGCCGTTTGCATTTCTCTTTGAATTGCCAGTCGTCATGATGTTTTTGACGTCCTTGGGTATCTTGAATCCGTATATTATGGCGAAGTATCGGAAATACGCATATTTTGTGTTAATCGTGGTTGCGATTATTATTACACCGCCTGAATTTTTATCTGATTTTGTAGTTTCAGTTCCGTTATTGCTGTTATATGAAATTAGCATTTCACTATCAAAATTTGTATATAAACGAAAGCAAAAAAAAGCAGAACAGTACGAACTGGAAAAGGATTTAAATTAA
- the ilvA gene encoding threonine ammonia-lyase IlvA: protein MRHLVKTNEGVSPEQILIAYQQLKDKVAHTPLQRNKRLSEKYHCNVYLKREDLQYVRSFKLRGAFYAMLNLSKEELQNGIVCASAGNHAQGVAYACNELKVKGKIYMPTTTPRQKVNQVELFGKEYVEIILIGDTFDDSFIEARKCEEAENRAFIHPFNDQNVISGQGTVAVEMFQDMDVPVDYIFGSVGGGGLMSGIAAYSASVSPNTACIGVEPVGAPSMQTAIKEGQVVKLPQIDSFVDGAAVKEVGEKTFAICRDLLKDVVTVPEGKVCTTILELYNEHAIVAEPAGAMSVAALDLYQEQLVGKTVVCIISGGNNDIGRMQDIKDRSLQYEGLLHHFIVHFPQRAGALREFLDEVLGPNDDITRFEYTKKNNKDNGPALVGIELQKREDYNGLMQRMENKGFQFVEVKKGSSLHQFLI from the coding sequence ATGAGGCATCTGGTGAAAACAAATGAAGGGGTATCGCCTGAACAAATTTTAATTGCGTATCAGCAATTAAAAGACAAGGTTGCTCACACTCCTTTGCAAAGAAATAAGAGGTTGTCAGAAAAGTATCATTGTAATGTTTATTTGAAAAGAGAAGACCTTCAATATGTACGTTCTTTTAAATTGCGTGGGGCATTTTATGCGATGCTAAATCTATCGAAAGAGGAATTGCAAAATGGTATAGTATGCGCCAGTGCCGGCAATCATGCTCAGGGAGTTGCTTACGCATGTAATGAATTAAAGGTAAAGGGTAAAATCTATATGCCTACGACCACTCCAAGACAAAAAGTTAATCAGGTGGAGTTATTTGGCAAAGAATATGTGGAAATTATCCTGATTGGTGATACGTTTGATGATTCATTTATAGAAGCAAGGAAATGTGAGGAAGCAGAAAATAGGGCGTTCATTCATCCGTTTAATGATCAAAATGTGATTTCAGGACAAGGTACGGTAGCTGTTGAGATGTTTCAGGATATGGATGTACCTGTTGACTATATTTTTGGTAGTGTTGGCGGCGGCGGATTGATGTCAGGTATAGCTGCATACAGTGCAAGTGTCTCTCCCAATACTGCCTGTATCGGTGTGGAGCCAGTTGGGGCACCATCTATGCAAACTGCGATCAAAGAGGGACAGGTGGTTAAACTTCCGCAAATTGATTCCTTTGTTGATGGAGCTGCAGTAAAAGAGGTTGGAGAGAAAACATTTGCTATTTGCCGTGACTTGCTTAAGGATGTGGTTACTGTGCCGGAAGGGAAAGTATGTACCACGATTCTGGAATTATATAATGAACACGCGATTGTGGCTGAACCGGCCGGAGCTATGTCCGTTGCAGCACTGGATTTGTATCAAGAGCAATTGGTAGGAAAAACGGTCGTGTGCATCATAAGCGGAGGTAATAATGATATTGGAAGAATGCAGGATATCAAAGACCGCTCTCTTCAATATGAAGGTCTCCTGCATCATTTCATTGTTCATTTTCCACAGCGAGCGGGTGCACTGCGAGAATTTCTCGATGAGGTGCTTGGACCAAATGATGACATAACCAGGTTTGAATATACGAAGAAGAATAATAAAGACAATGGTCCTGCACTTGTTGGCATCGAATTGCAAAAAAGAGAAGATTATAATGGACTGATGCAGCGAATGGAGAATAAAGGATTCCAATTTGTTGAAGTAAAGAAAGGAAGCAGCCTTCATCAATTTTTAATATAA
- a CDS encoding twin-arginine translocase TatA/TatE family subunit, translating into MFSNIGVPGLLLILLLVLIIFGPKKLPEIGRAFGQTLREFKNSTKDLTSDVVDDIKDVKKEINK; encoded by the coding sequence ATGTTTTCGAATATTGGTGTACCAGGATTACTGTTAATCCTTTTGCTTGTCCTGATTATCTTTGGACCTAAGAAGCTACCTGAAATCGGCAGGGCCTTCGGTCAAACATTACGTGAATTTAAAAATTCTACAAAAGATTTAACCAGTGATGTAGTGGATGATATAAAGGATGTTAAAAAAGAAATCAATAAATAA
- a CDS encoding SGNH/GDSL hydrolase family protein, whose translation MFWKTLITVIMIFMLSGCSPYQYFFGKQVEEHSASSITKALKREIPNDFFPADVKVVSLGDSLTQGVGDSSDQGGYIPYLVSYLEQNKGIREAEFTNHGIRGNRTADLLRRLKTPQLISDIKTSDAIIITIGGNDIMRVVKEQFTNLTMKDFNLEAIQYEERLKEIFSIIRQYNKEAEIYFVGLYNPFGKWISAFQELDIIMDDWNSVSEGIVSEDPNAFFIRIDDAFSKSNENLLYKEDYFHPNDRGYEIIASRIYEKMKESTVKNINTMRMVQEGEKNEENLQNR comes from the coding sequence ATGTTTTGGAAAACCTTGATAACTGTGATTATGATATTTATGCTTTCAGGATGCAGTCCTTATCAATATTTTTTTGGAAAGCAAGTGGAAGAGCATTCAGCCTCCTCTATAACAAAAGCATTAAAACGGGAAATTCCGAATGATTTCTTTCCTGCCGATGTGAAGGTAGTTTCACTGGGGGATTCCTTGACCCAGGGTGTTGGGGATAGCAGTGATCAAGGGGGATATATTCCATATTTAGTCTCCTATTTAGAACAAAATAAGGGGATAAGAGAAGCGGAATTTACCAATCACGGTATACGCGGCAATCGAACTGCAGATCTTTTAAGACGGCTGAAAACACCGCAATTAATATCGGATATAAAAACTTCTGATGCCATTATCATTACGATTGGCGGAAACGATATCATGAGAGTTGTAAAAGAACAATTTACAAATTTAACCATGAAGGATTTTAATCTGGAGGCTATTCAATATGAAGAGCGACTGAAAGAAATCTTTAGTATAATTAGACAATATAATAAAGAAGCAGAAATTTATTTTGTTGGCTTGTATAACCCTTTCGGGAAATGGATATCTGCATTTCAGGAACTGGATATTATCATGGATGATTGGAATAGCGTCAGTGAGGGAATAGTTTCTGAGGATCCAAATGCTTTTTTCATCCGAATTGATGATGCATTCTCAAAATCAAATGAAAATCTTTTATACAAAGAGGATTATTTTCATCCGAATGACAGGGGCTATGAGATTATTGCTTCACGTATATATGAGAAAATGAAAGAGAGTACTGTTAAAAACATAAATACGATGAGGATGGTACAAGAGGGGGAGAAGAATGAGGAGAATCTTCAAAATAGATAA
- a CDS encoding dihydrofolate reductase, whose translation MFSIVVAHDRNRVIGINNNLPWRIPADMVHVKQTTMGKILIMGRKTFESIGKPLPGRTNVVLTKDPSWVVDGVKVVHSVDEILQIEKDTDTECVIFGGQVLFEQLLPYVSKIYLTYIDHHFEGDTFFPVQNYDEEWELLSSEKGPKDERNPYDYYFKEYIRK comes from the coding sequence ATGTTTTCAATTGTTGTAGCACATGATCGAAATCGAGTTATCGGTATCAATAATAATCTTCCATGGCGTATTCCTGCCGACATGGTCCATGTGAAACAAACCACGATGGGTAAAATTTTAATTATGGGTCGAAAAACGTTTGAGTCTATAGGAAAGCCTCTTCCTGGCAGAACGAATGTCGTTTTAACGAAAGATCCATCTTGGGTCGTTGATGGAGTAAAAGTCGTACACTCAGTGGATGAAATTCTTCAAATAGAAAAAGATACCGATACTGAATGTGTCATATTCGGGGGACAAGTATTATTTGAACAGCTTCTTCCGTATGTTTCAAAAATCTATTTGACATATATTGATCATCATTTTGAAGGAGATACATTCTTCCCGGTTCAAAATTATGATGAAGAATGGGAATTGCTTTCATCTGAAAAAGGACCAAAAGACGAAAGAAATCCATACGATTATTATTTTAAAGAATACATACGCAAGTAG
- a CDS encoding lysophospholipid acyltransferase family protein produces the protein MLRLIYMVIYLCGFLLYSLPGLSKMKKVYEKNNAHDDVEIQQIPKKWAKGFLKNSGCELEVVGAENIPDGPVLFVGNHEGDFDIPVLMAGISKPFGFISKIEVKKIPIVAGWMEVMGCVFMDRKDRRASIQAIREGVQKLKDGHSILIFPEGTRNRGKEIGEFKAGSLRLAKDTRVPIVPFMITGTADLFENNNNKIKPGKVKLVILPAITSEQYEEEGMTAVAEHIHTRIKEERSNLLKGA, from the coding sequence TTGCTACGGTTAATTTATATGGTTATTTATTTATGCGGCTTTTTATTGTACAGCTTACCAGGACTATCTAAAATGAAGAAGGTTTATGAGAAAAATAATGCTCATGACGATGTGGAAATTCAACAAATTCCGAAAAAATGGGCAAAAGGATTTTTAAAGAATTCAGGCTGTGAGCTGGAAGTCGTAGGGGCCGAAAATATTCCGGATGGGCCAGTATTATTTGTAGGAAATCATGAAGGGGATTTTGATATACCCGTATTAATGGCTGGTATCTCCAAGCCGTTTGGCTTTATTTCAAAAATTGAAGTAAAAAAAATTCCGATTGTTGCTGGCTGGATGGAAGTAATGGGCTGCGTGTTTATGGATCGTAAGGATCGACGTGCTTCTATACAGGCTATTAGAGAAGGGGTACAGAAATTAAAGGATGGCCACTCAATTCTCATTTTTCCAGAGGGTACTCGCAACAGAGGTAAGGAGATTGGTGAATTTAAAGCGGGCTCATTGCGTCTTGCTAAAGATACTAGGGTGCCGATTGTACCTTTTATGATTACAGGTACTGCGGACTTGTTTGAGAATAACAATAATAAGATAAAGCCTGGGAAGGTTAAACTTGTTATATTGCCTGCGATTACCTCTGAACAATACGAAGAAGAGGGAATGACAGCAGTGGCTGAACATATTCATACTAGAATCAAAGAGGAAAGAAGCAATCTGTTAAAGGGTGCATAA
- a CDS encoding ATP-binding protein, with protein sequence MKNIKKPMSIKRKILTLIVLIMLITIILISIIGYKLINGYTEDILYERGKGMVMVGSSMISSRLINEASVNTDSSIGARSKLKTYLNEMDKQSNHLYSGHIILYNENKKHYEIISASDGTQPNGIKEGSPFMPSKRTLPYIQKVIHGENPQITEIYKESSNKWVNAYAGIDGLEGSNKAILAVTINADEVLTKNLYWTLLFIGSILIIFCMAYGVLHHYINKLMSPVHKLIKGITKVSQGEFNIKLTEDSSTDFEELFEQFNFMVHQLHILFEKLSITSVQIGSKSDNEMLINNFDEAIKEIDNIVYRTSIQKELQQAEKMNAIGQLAASVAHEIRNPMTVVKGFLQIFQNKSKLSEEELSYIKLMVDEINRAEGIINDYLSLAKPDLGSKEYVMLSEFSAHIVDLMNGYALMVSNIHLHFELDFDLEIYINTNEVKQVLINIMKNGIEAMKDGGELTLSIQKEGECIVFSISDTGIGMSEEQIKRLGTAFYSLKDKGTGIGLMVCYQVIERMKGKIEVESEKNKGTTFKVYVPFS encoded by the coding sequence ATGAAGAATATAAAAAAGCCGATGTCAATCAAACGCAAAATTTTGACGCTAATAGTTTTGATAATGCTCATTACTATCATTCTTATCTCAATTATTGGGTATAAATTAATTAATGGTTATACAGAAGATATATTGTATGAAAGAGGTAAGGGGATGGTTATGGTTGGCTCATCAATGATTTCCTCCCGATTAATAAATGAAGCTTCAGTTAATACTGATTCCTCAATTGGTGCAAGGTCTAAACTGAAAACCTATCTAAACGAAATGGATAAACAGAGTAATCACTTATATTCCGGACATATTATTTTATATAACGAAAATAAAAAGCATTATGAAATCATCAGTGCATCAGATGGTACTCAACCTAATGGTATAAAGGAGGGGTCCCCCTTTATGCCAAGCAAACGAACCCTACCTTATATTCAAAAGGTCATACATGGTGAAAATCCGCAAATAACAGAAATATATAAGGAATCTTCGAATAAATGGGTCAATGCCTATGCTGGGATTGATGGATTAGAAGGGTCTAATAAAGCTATATTAGCGGTGACAATCAATGCAGATGAAGTGCTCACGAAAAACTTGTATTGGACACTCCTATTCATTGGAAGTATATTGATCATTTTTTGTATGGCATATGGTGTCCTTCATCATTATATAAATAAATTAATGAGCCCTGTTCATAAGCTGATTAAAGGGATAACGAAGGTAAGTCAGGGTGAGTTTAATATAAAGTTAACCGAAGATTCCTCAACAGATTTTGAGGAGCTTTTTGAACAATTCAACTTTATGGTTCATCAGCTTCATATTTTATTTGAAAAGCTTTCAATTACTTCAGTACAAATTGGTTCCAAATCTGATAATGAAATGCTGATTAATAATTTTGATGAAGCCATAAAGGAAATTGATAATATTGTATATAGGACGAGTATCCAAAAAGAGCTGCAACAAGCTGAAAAAATGAATGCCATTGGACAATTAGCAGCATCTGTTGCTCATGAGATTCGAAATCCTATGACCGTTGTGAAAGGATTTCTGCAAATCTTCCAAAATAAAAGCAAGTTATCTGAAGAGGAATTATCATATATAAAATTAATGGTGGACGAAATCAATCGGGCTGAAGGAATTATTAACGATTATCTATCTCTTGCCAAGCCGGACTTAGGATCGAAGGAATATGTGATGTTATCAGAGTTCTCCGCTCATATTGTTGATTTAATGAACGGATATGCCTTAATGGTCAGCAATATTCATTTACACTTCGAATTGGATTTCGACTTGGAAATATACATAAATACAAATGAAGTGAAACAGGTATTAATCAATATTATGAAAAATGGGATTGAGGCAATGAAGGATGGCGGCGAACTGACTTTATCCATTCAGAAAGAAGGAGAGTGTATAGTCTTTTCGATATCAGATACAGGTATTGGCATGAGTGAGGAACAAATAAAACGTTTAGGCACAGCCTTCTACTCATTAAAAGATAAAGGAACCGGCATTGGATTGATGGTTTGTTATCAAGTTATCGAGAGAATGAAAGGGAAAATTGAAGTCGAAAGTGAGAAAAACAAAGGTACAACATTTAAAGTTTATGTCCCTTTTAGTTGA
- a CDS encoding glycosyltransferase family 2 protein, whose protein sequence is MKVSIVIPSHNRYEQLKNTIEALRKQSHDNYEVMIVDDASDDRTSTIDLPNHFRMVRNNKKMGLAETRNIGIANTDGDLIIFLDAEMLVYPDYIENHVKRHEKCENLVLTGAMYYYYITQRAQKKIVDQNINFLSEEFQNLIRFKDYYYSNIIVPYGDELDKFLIPWVACMGGNLSVKRTLLDQAGRFDPKFIGYGWEDWELGYRLHQCGATFKVDRAVGTIHQEHEVNKKRLQESLLNYRYFMDKHPSIEVYAMSLELISEQVTIRDINQLLHKYDHLYNKDLRLAFYEIIKYNARYVTKEFQKPFISKNTINLNHLPEGILKEVYIMLLNKHV, encoded by the coding sequence GTGAAAGTATCAATTGTCATTCCGAGTCACAATCGGTATGAACAGCTTAAAAATACAATTGAAGCATTACGGAAACAAAGTCATGATAATTATGAAGTGATGATTGTGGATGATGCATCAGATGATCGCACCAGTACAATTGATCTTCCGAATCATTTTCGTATGGTTCGAAATAATAAAAAAATGGGACTTGCAGAAACAAGGAATATAGGGATTGCCAATACAGATGGGGATTTAATCATTTTTCTTGATGCGGAGATGTTGGTTTATCCTGACTATATTGAAAATCATGTTAAAAGGCATGAGAAATGTGAAAACTTGGTTTTAACTGGCGCCATGTATTATTATTATATAACTCAAAGAGCCCAAAAAAAAATCGTGGACCAGAATATAAACTTCCTAAGTGAAGAATTTCAAAACTTAATCCGTTTTAAAGATTATTATTATTCTAATATCATTGTCCCTTATGGGGATGAATTGGACAAATTTCTGATTCCTTGGGTTGCCTGCATGGGTGGTAATCTTTCAGTGAAGCGTACTTTATTAGACCAGGCGGGAAGGTTTGATCCAAAGTTTATTGGCTATGGATGGGAGGACTGGGAATTAGGGTACAGGCTCCACCAGTGTGGTGCTACATTTAAAGTGGATCGTGCTGTGGGGACAATTCATCAAGAACATGAAGTTAACAAGAAAAGATTACAGGAATCTTTACTAAATTATCGCTATTTCATGGATAAACATCCTTCAATTGAAGTGTATGCTATGAGTTTAGAGCTGATTAGCGAGCAAGTAACAATAAGAGATATTAATCAATTACTCCATAAATATGACCATCTTTACAACAAGGACCTGAGGTTAGCATTTTACGAAATCATAAAATATAATGCCCGTTATGTAACTAAGGAATTCCAAAAACCTTTTATTTCTAAAAACACAATAAATCTAAATCATCTACCGGAGGGGATTTTGAAAGAAGTTTATATCATGTTACTGAATAAACATGTATAG
- a CDS encoding SCO family protein yields MNYFGKIAMVFFLILVVNGCSQQEIPNAVNWKVEDFTFTDQNEQKVSKGDLEGKVWIADFIFTNCNTVCLPMTSNMKKLQNMITEEGLEDVHFVSFSIDPEVDNPSILKKYGESFQANFDNWSFLTGYDQETIESLAKDSFKVLVQKPAEGDQVIHGTSFSLVDQEGTVVQQYSGVEGIPFEDIIKHIKILQSN; encoded by the coding sequence ATGAACTATTTTGGCAAAATAGCAATGGTATTTTTTCTGATTTTAGTTGTTAATGGTTGCTCTCAACAAGAAATACCCAATGCGGTAAATTGGAAGGTGGAGGATTTTACCTTTACGGACCAAAATGAACAAAAAGTATCAAAAGGTGATTTAGAAGGAAAAGTATGGATTGCTGATTTTATCTTTACAAATTGCAATACAGTATGTTTGCCGATGACTTCCAATATGAAAAAGCTTCAAAATATGATTACTGAAGAAGGTCTTGAAGATGTACATTTTGTTTCCTTTAGTATCGATCCGGAAGTAGACAATCCTTCTATTTTGAAAAAATACGGGGAAAGCTTTCAGGCGAATTTCGATAATTGGAGCTTCTTAACAGGGTATGACCAAGAAACGATTGAAAGCCTGGCGAAGGATAGCTTTAAAGTATTGGTGCAGAAGCCTGCAGAAGGGGACCAGGTAATTCATGGAACGAGCTTTTCATTGGTCGATCAAGAGGGCACAGTTGTTCAGCAATATTCTGGTGTTGAAGGTATTCCATTCGAGGATATTATTAAACATATAAAAATACTACAGTCAAATTAG
- a CDS encoding GT-D fold domain-containing glycosyltransferase: MSNQLSSGEIMDRILRSLKKQRPLSIVSVGQTEAVVMGQDQFDKDPILNKFQGHYRKEKKIANKDVKEGFYHRGIRFPNPIAQMEGIAAVNSADIVGYNTIEENSKEITERVFSIYNIQPKEYFEANIRRVFMKSQKDKFEEILRNRKVLLIGSLAEKAKKGMEDKYGKTLGVKVVGALPIYSYDDIPTVKKQLKTIDFDICFLGAGINALILTPYIASRYGKVAFDIGSGMQTFITDEIVTDSWINEIIGLDRLMKM, encoded by the coding sequence TTGTCAAACCAATTATCAAGCGGTGAAATAATGGACCGTATTTTAAGAAGTTTGAAAAAACAAAGGCCTCTATCGATTGTATCAGTCGGTCAAACCGAAGCCGTTGTGATGGGACAAGATCAATTCGATAAGGATCCTATTTTAAATAAATTTCAAGGCCATTATAGAAAGGAAAAAAAGATAGCCAATAAAGATGTGAAAGAAGGCTTTTATCATCGTGGAATAAGGTTTCCAAACCCCATTGCTCAAATGGAAGGGATTGCCGCGGTGAATAGTGCTGATATTGTGGGTTATAACACAATTGAAGAAAATTCCAAGGAAATCACGGAGCGTGTTTTTTCAATTTATAATATCCAACCAAAAGAGTATTTTGAAGCTAATATTAGAAGAGTTTTTATGAAGTCGCAAAAAGATAAGTTTGAAGAAATATTACGTAACAGAAAAGTATTATTAATTGGATCACTGGCTGAAAAAGCTAAAAAGGGTATGGAAGATAAGTATGGAAAAACATTAGGTGTAAAAGTAGTGGGAGCACTACCTATCTATTCCTATGATGATATACCAACTGTAAAAAAACAGCTTAAAACAATCGATTTTGATATATGTTTTTTAGGAGCAGGGATAAATGCACTTATCCTTACCCCATATATAGCATCCAGGTATGGAAAAGTAGCATTCGATATAGGTTCAGGAATGCAGACATTTATTACGGATGAAATTGTTACTGATTCTTGGATCAATGAAATAATCGGGTTAGATAGATTAATGAAAATGTAG